One genomic window of Streptomyces sp. NBC_01276 includes the following:
- a CDS encoding SsgA family sporulation/cell division regulator — protein sequence MHHPVIERELELKLVLSPERSVPVPARLLYLTDDPFAVHVTFHTGSSAPVNWTFARELLVEGVFRPCGHGDVRIWPTKIDSRAVLCMALSSPDGDALLEAPAGSVSAWLERTLRVVPPGTEADRLGLDAALAELLTPTPADELWLRDPWPSDESADGDL from the coding sequence ATGCACCACCCCGTCATCGAACGCGAACTGGAACTGAAGCTGGTCCTGTCCCCCGAGCGGAGCGTCCCCGTCCCCGCCAGGCTGCTGTACCTCACGGACGATCCGTTCGCCGTGCACGTCACCTTCCACACCGGCTCCAGCGCCCCGGTCAACTGGACCTTCGCGCGCGAGCTGCTCGTCGAGGGGGTGTTCCGTCCGTGCGGGCACGGAGACGTCCGGATCTGGCCCACGAAGATCGACAGCAGGGCGGTCCTGTGCATGGCGCTCAGCTCCCCCGACGGCGACGCCCTGCTGGAGGCCCCGGCCGGATCGGTGTCGGCATGGCTGGAGCGGACCCTGCGCGTGGTGCCGCCGGGGACCGAGGCGGACCGGCTCGGACTGGACGCGGCGCTGGCGGAGCTGCTGACCCCGACCCCGGCGGACGAGCTGTGGCTGCGCGACCCGTGGCCCTCGGACGAGTCGGCGGACGGTGACCTGTGA
- a CDS encoding MFS transporter gives MSRRPLTALLAANTISIAGSSLTLIGVPWFVLQTTGSAGRAGVVAFCATLPVIVAALVGGPLIDRIGRRRVSAASDLICALAVGAIPLLHYAGLLEFWMLCALMAVSGLVHTPGLTARNVLLPALAEHAGTTIGRASSLYDAVSRGARMLGAATAGLLITFVGAETVLLLDAASFAVSALLMTAFVRGVAAADPQPTPEKVTFGAYRAEMAEGWRFLTRSRLLMGVTLMVMMTNGLDQGWSSVLLPVHGREDLGSAGAVGLMISLFGGSALLGALLYGAWGERFPRRAVFAVAFLLCGAPRYVTAALTDTAPPLAVVMALSGLGAGMLNPILGTVMYELVPEELRSRVSGVTMAGCELVMPLGGLAAGLLVDGSGIAHALLAFGAVYFLTTLTPLLFPAWRGLDRTPAPTLNRPEPRRPAAGRLRPR, from the coding sequence ATGAGCAGGCGCCCCCTCACCGCACTCCTGGCCGCCAACACCATCTCCATAGCCGGCAGTTCACTCACCCTGATCGGCGTCCCGTGGTTCGTGCTCCAGACCACGGGGAGCGCCGGCCGGGCCGGGGTCGTCGCCTTCTGCGCCACCCTGCCCGTGATCGTCGCCGCGCTCGTCGGCGGCCCGCTGATCGACCGGATCGGCCGCCGCCGCGTCTCCGCGGCCTCCGACCTCATCTGCGCGCTCGCGGTCGGCGCGATCCCGTTGCTCCACTACGCGGGCCTGCTGGAGTTCTGGATGCTGTGCGCGCTGATGGCCGTCAGCGGCCTCGTGCACACCCCGGGCCTGACCGCCCGCAACGTCCTGCTCCCCGCCCTCGCCGAGCACGCCGGCACCACCATCGGCCGGGCGTCCAGCCTCTACGACGCCGTCTCGCGCGGAGCCCGCATGCTCGGGGCCGCCACGGCCGGCCTGCTGATCACGTTCGTCGGCGCCGAGACCGTCCTGCTCCTGGACGCGGCCTCCTTCGCCGTCTCGGCACTGCTGATGACGGCGTTCGTGCGCGGGGTCGCCGCCGCCGACCCGCAACCCACCCCGGAGAAGGTGACGTTCGGCGCCTACCGGGCCGAGATGGCCGAGGGCTGGCGCTTCCTGACCCGCTCCCGGCTCCTGATGGGCGTCACCCTGATGGTGATGATGACCAACGGGCTGGACCAGGGCTGGAGTTCGGTCCTGCTGCCCGTGCACGGCCGCGAGGACCTCGGCAGCGCCGGCGCGGTCGGCCTGATGATCTCCCTGTTCGGCGGCTCCGCCCTGCTGGGCGCCCTGCTCTACGGGGCGTGGGGCGAGCGCTTCCCCCGCCGGGCGGTGTTCGCGGTGGCCTTCCTCCTCTGCGGCGCACCCCGCTACGTGACGGCCGCCCTCACCGACACCGCGCCACCGCTGGCGGTCGTCATGGCCCTCTCCGGCCTCGGGGCGGGCATGCTCAACCCCATCCTCGGCACGGTGATGTACGAGCTCGTCCCCGAGGAACTGCGCAGCCGCGTCTCCGGCGTGACCATGGCGGGCTGCGAGCTGGTGATGCCCCTCGGCGGCCTCGCGGCGGGCCTCCTGGTGGACGGCTCCGGCATCGCGCACGCCCTCCTGGCCTTCGGCGCCGTCTACTTCCTGACCACCCTGACCCCCCTCCTCTTCCCCGCCTGGCGCGGCCTCGACCGCACCCCGGCCCCCACCCTCAACAGGCCGGAACCTCGCCGCCCCGCTGCGGGGCGCTTGAGGCCCAGGTGA
- a CDS encoding Lrp/AsnC family transcriptional regulator, with the protein MGIDELDGRLIVLLAREPRIGVLEASRRLGVARGTVQARLDRLQSNGVIRGFGPQVDPAALGYPVTAFATLEIKQGQGADVRTHLAGVPEVLELHTTTGTVDMLCRLVARSNADLQRVIDRVVGFEGIVRASTAIVMENPVPLRIIPLVEQAAHEG; encoded by the coding sequence ATGGGCATCGACGAACTCGACGGCCGGCTCATCGTCCTGCTCGCGCGCGAACCGCGGATCGGGGTCCTGGAGGCCTCCCGGCGCCTGGGGGTGGCGCGCGGCACGGTGCAGGCACGGCTGGACCGGCTCCAGTCCAACGGGGTCATCCGCGGCTTCGGCCCGCAGGTCGACCCGGCGGCCCTGGGGTATCCGGTCACGGCGTTCGCCACGCTGGAGATCAAGCAGGGGCAGGGGGCGGACGTACGGACCCACCTGGCCGGCGTGCCGGAGGTACTGGAACTGCACACGACCACCGGGACCGTGGACATGCTGTGCCGGCTCGTGGCGCGCTCGAACGCCGACCTCCAGCGGGTGATCGACCGGGTCGTCGGCTTCGAGGGGATCGTGCGGGCGTCGACGGCGATCGTGATGGAGAACCCGGTGCCGCTGCGGATCATCCCGCTGGTGGAGCAGGCGGCGCACGAGGGCTGA
- a CDS encoding FAD-binding oxidoreductase, whose product MDDDLPARLSARSPEQSPEEFSEEPAAYSSGRPSAQRLVARLREGLPPEAVLTDPQVTAAYATDMASFCAAGTPAAVVLPRTVEQVRHVMRTATALRVPVVPQGARTGLSGAANASDGCIVLSLVKMDRILEISAVDRIAVVEPGVVNAVLSRAVAEQGLYYPPDPSSWEQCTIGGNIGTASGGLCCVKYGVTAEYVLGLDVVLADGRLLHTGRRTAKGVAGYDLTRLFVGSEGSLGVVVRAVLALRPAPPRQLVLAAEFPSAAAACEAVCAVMEAGLAPSLLELMDRTTVRAVNALGRMGLPESTEALLLAAFDTPDAPDGLAAVGRLCTAAGATAVVPAEDEAESELLLQARRMSLTALEALRPATMIDDVCVPRSRLAEMLAGTEAVAREYGLLIGVCAHAGDGNTHPVVCFDPADEDEARRARESFDAIMALGLELGGTITGEHGVGVLKKEWLARELGPVGLEMQRNVKRAFDPLGLLNPGKLF is encoded by the coding sequence ATGGATGACGATCTGCCGGCACGGCTTTCCGCACGGTCCCCCGAGCAGTCCCCCGAGGAGTTCTCCGAGGAGCCCGCCGCGTACTCCTCCGGGCGGCCCTCCGCGCAGCGGCTCGTCGCGCGCCTGCGCGAGGGGCTCCCGCCCGAGGCCGTCCTCACGGATCCGCAGGTCACCGCCGCCTACGCCACGGACATGGCGAGCTTCTGCGCCGCCGGCACGCCCGCCGCCGTGGTCCTGCCCCGCACCGTCGAGCAGGTGCGGCACGTGATGCGCACCGCGACCGCCCTACGGGTCCCGGTCGTCCCCCAGGGCGCCCGTACCGGCCTGTCGGGCGCCGCCAACGCCTCGGACGGCTGCATCGTGCTGTCCCTCGTGAAGATGGACCGGATCCTGGAGATCTCCGCCGTCGACCGGATCGCCGTCGTCGAACCGGGCGTGGTCAACGCGGTCCTCTCGCGGGCCGTCGCCGAACAGGGCCTGTACTACCCGCCCGACCCGTCCAGCTGGGAGCAGTGCACCATCGGCGGCAACATCGGCACCGCCTCGGGCGGCCTGTGCTGCGTCAAGTACGGGGTCACCGCCGAGTACGTGCTCGGCCTCGACGTGGTCCTCGCCGACGGCCGGCTGCTGCACACGGGCCGGCGTACCGCCAAGGGGGTCGCCGGATATGACCTGACCCGGCTCTTCGTGGGCTCCGAGGGCAGCCTCGGCGTGGTCGTCCGGGCGGTGCTGGCGCTGCGGCCGGCGCCGCCCCGGCAGCTGGTGCTGGCCGCCGAGTTCCCCTCCGCCGCGGCGGCCTGCGAAGCGGTCTGCGCCGTCATGGAGGCGGGGCTGGCGCCCTCGCTGCTGGAGCTGATGGACCGGACGACCGTCCGCGCCGTCAACGCCCTCGGCCGCATGGGCCTGCCCGAGAGCACGGAGGCGCTGCTGCTGGCCGCCTTCGACACCCCGGACGCGCCCGACGGTCTCGCGGCCGTCGGCCGGCTGTGCACCGCCGCCGGCGCCACCGCCGTCGTCCCCGCCGAGGACGAGGCGGAGTCGGAACTCCTGCTCCAGGCCCGCCGGATGTCCCTGACCGCCCTGGAGGCGCTGAGGCCCGCGACGATGATCGACGACGTCTGCGTACCCCGGTCGCGGCTCGCCGAGATGCTCGCCGGCACGGAGGCCGTGGCCCGGGAGTACGGGCTGCTCATCGGCGTCTGCGCGCACGCCGGCGACGGCAACACCCACCCGGTGGTCTGCTTCGACCCCGCGGACGAGGACGAGGCGCGGCGGGCCCGGGAGTCCTTCGACGCCATCATGGCGCTGGGTCTGGAACTCGGCGGGACGATCACCGGCGAGCACGGGGTCGGGGTGCTGAAGAAGGAGTGGCTCGCCCGCGAACTCGGGCCGGTGGGCCTGGAGATGCAGCGCAACGTCAAGCGGGCCTTCGACCCGCTCGGGCTGCTCAATCCCGGCAAGCTCTTCTGA
- the hppD gene encoding 4-hydroxyphenylpyruvate dioxygenase, with translation MTESLVNLETTPHTAREADPFPVKGMDAVVFAVGNAKQAAHYYSTAFGMKLVAYSGPENGSRETASYVLTNGSARFVLTSVIKPTTDHGRFIAEHVAEHGDGVIDLAIEVPDARAAYAYAVEQGARGLDEPYEVKDENGTVVLAAIATYGQTRHTLVERTDYDGPYLPGYVAVEPIVAPPAKRTFQAIDHCVGNVELGRMNEWVAFYNKVMGFTNMKEFVGDDIATEYSALMSKVVADGTKKVKFPINEPAIAKKKSQIDEYLEFYGGPGVQHIALASNDIVATVRTMRAAGVQFLSVPDSYYDTLGEWVGDTRVPIDELRELKILADRDEDGYLLQIFTKPVQDRPTVFFEIIERHGSMGFGKGNFKALFEAIEREQEKRGNL, from the coding sequence ATGACTGAGTCTCTGGTGAACCTCGAAACCACCCCGCACACCGCGCGTGAGGCAGACCCCTTCCCGGTGAAGGGCATGGACGCGGTCGTCTTCGCCGTGGGCAACGCCAAGCAGGCCGCGCACTACTACTCCACCGCCTTCGGCATGAAGCTCGTCGCCTACTCCGGACCGGAGAACGGCAGCCGCGAGACCGCCAGCTACGTCCTCACCAACGGCTCCGCGCGCTTCGTCCTCACCTCGGTCATCAAGCCGACGACCGACCACGGCCGCTTCATCGCCGAGCACGTCGCCGAGCACGGTGACGGCGTCATCGACCTCGCCATCGAGGTCCCCGACGCCCGCGCCGCGTACGCGTACGCCGTCGAGCAGGGCGCGCGCGGGCTGGACGAGCCGTACGAGGTCAAGGACGAGAACGGCACCGTGGTGCTGGCCGCCATCGCCACCTACGGCCAGACCCGCCACACGCTGGTCGAGCGCACCGACTACGACGGCCCGTACCTGCCCGGCTACGTCGCCGTCGAGCCGATCGTCGCCCCGCCGGCGAAGCGGACCTTCCAGGCCATCGACCACTGCGTCGGCAACGTCGAGCTCGGCCGGATGAACGAGTGGGTGGCGTTCTACAACAAGGTCATGGGCTTCACGAACATGAAGGAGTTCGTGGGCGACGACATCGCGACCGAGTACTCGGCGCTGATGTCGAAGGTGGTCGCGGACGGCACCAAGAAGGTCAAGTTCCCGATCAACGAGCCGGCGATCGCGAAGAAGAAGTCGCAGATCGACGAGTACCTGGAGTTCTACGGCGGCCCCGGCGTCCAGCACATCGCCCTCGCGTCGAACGACATCGTGGCGACCGTGCGGACGATGCGGGCGGCGGGCGTCCAGTTCCTGTCCGTGCCGGACTCGTACTACGACACGCTGGGCGAGTGGGTCGGCGACACGCGCGTGCCGATCGACGAGCTGCGCGAGCTGAAGATCCTGGCGGACCGTGACGAGGACGGCTACCTGCTGCAGATCTTCACGAAGCCGGTGCAGGACCGTCCGACGGTCTTCTTCGAGATCATCGAGCGGCACGGGTCGATGGGCTTCGGCAAGGGCAACTTCAAGGCCCTGTTCGAGGCGATCGAGCGGGAGCAGGAGAAGCGGGGCAACCTGTAG
- a CDS encoding ArsR/SmtB family transcription factor: MPEKNAASGAPQPGGEEPNVRKLDARSLRGLAHPLRIRLLSSLRRNGPATASQLAEQLGESSGATSYHLRQLAAHGFVEDAPEHGKGRERWWKAAHDGTAFDESLLQDEDPATRGAAELFLHEIANIHAQEMNAWLGTAEGWPQEWRRGSDISDFTLRLTAEQAIELIQKMHDLVNDYRDLPESEGTESVRVHTHAFPRREGA, translated from the coding sequence ATGCCCGAGAAGAACGCCGCATCCGGCGCCCCGCAGCCCGGCGGCGAAGAGCCCAACGTCCGGAAGCTCGACGCCCGCTCCCTGCGCGGCCTCGCCCACCCCCTGCGCATCCGGCTCCTCTCCTCCCTGCGCCGCAACGGCCCCGCCACCGCGTCGCAGCTGGCGGAGCAGCTCGGGGAGTCCAGCGGGGCCACGAGCTACCACCTGCGCCAGCTCGCCGCGCACGGGTTCGTCGAGGATGCCCCCGAGCACGGCAAGGGCCGCGAGCGCTGGTGGAAGGCCGCCCACGACGGCACGGCGTTCGACGAATCCCTGCTCCAGGACGAGGACCCGGCCACCCGCGGCGCGGCGGAGCTCTTCCTCCACGAGATCGCGAACATCCACGCCCAGGAGATGAACGCCTGGCTCGGCACCGCCGAGGGCTGGCCGCAGGAATGGCGGCGCGGCTCGGACATCAGCGACTTCACCCTGCGGCTGACGGCCGAGCAGGCAATCGAACTGATCCAGAAGATGCACGACCTGGTCAACGACTACCGCGACCTGCCGGAGTCGGAGGGCACCGAGAGCGTGCGCGTCCACACGCACGCCTTCCCGCGCCGCGAGGGCGCGTAG